The Flexivirga oryzae genome has a segment encoding these proteins:
- a CDS encoding alpha/beta fold hydrolase yields the protein MSEKKETDELDQFAQLASGMTICFRDHGAKTDPAVLLVAGLGEDQTFWGDSFVSSVVSRGYRVITMDNRDVGRSTFATAPPPAIWRQILARPRRDAYTLADMAQDCVGVLDHLGIDRIHLAGRSMGGMIAQTIAATERQRVLSLTSIYSTTGSTKVGQPAKSTIRILVLSPEAKTRTDAVRSHLRITQHIAGTAYPIDDAAEAAIAARGWDRSAGDPAAGVARQIEAIQRSGDRTAQLRTIAAPALVINGDRDLMVAPSGGVAAARAIPSAQHVVIPGMGHHLPEALVDPITRYLCGHADRVSAGGAQVEIS from the coding sequence ATGTCTGAGAAGAAGGAGACCGACGAGCTGGACCAGTTCGCGCAGCTCGCCTCGGGTATGACGATCTGCTTCCGCGACCACGGGGCGAAGACCGACCCTGCGGTCCTGCTCGTGGCGGGACTGGGCGAGGACCAGACCTTCTGGGGTGACAGTTTCGTGTCGTCGGTGGTCTCGCGGGGCTATCGCGTGATCACCATGGACAATCGTGACGTCGGCCGGTCCACCTTCGCGACCGCACCGCCGCCCGCGATCTGGCGGCAGATCCTCGCCCGTCCCCGCAGGGACGCCTACACGCTGGCGGACATGGCCCAGGACTGCGTCGGCGTCCTCGACCACCTCGGGATCGACCGGATCCACCTGGCCGGACGGTCCATGGGCGGCATGATCGCGCAGACGATCGCCGCCACCGAGCGGCAGCGGGTCCTGTCGCTGACGTCCATCTACTCCACCACCGGCTCGACGAAGGTTGGCCAGCCCGCGAAGTCGACGATCCGGATCCTCGTGCTGTCCCCGGAGGCGAAGACCCGTACCGATGCGGTGCGGTCGCATCTGCGGATCACCCAGCACATCGCCGGGACGGCATACCCCATCGACGACGCGGCGGAGGCCGCCATCGCGGCCCGCGGCTGGGACCGCAGCGCCGGCGACCCGGCCGCCGGGGTGGCGCGTCAGATCGAGGCGATCCAGCGCTCCGGCGATCGCACCGCCCAACTGCGCACGATCGCGGCGCCCGCCCTGGTCATCAACGGCGACCGCGACCTCATGGTCGCGCCCAGCGGCGGCGTCGCCGCCGCCCGGGCGATCCCGTCGGCACAACACGTGGTCATTCCCGGAATGGGACACCACCTACCCGAGGCGCTGGTCGACCCCATCACGCGGTACCTCTGCGGCCACGCCGATCGGGTGAGTGCGGGAGGCGCTCAGGTCGAGATTTCCTGA